In the genome of Xylanibacillus composti, the window GCGCTTTTGATCGTATCCGAGGTATGCGGCGCATACTGCCGCTACTGCTTCCGCAAAAGACTGTTCCGCAACGACGTCAAGGAAGCGATGTCCGATGTGGAGCCAGGCTTGAAGTACATCGCCGAGCATCCGGAAATCAACAACGTCCTGTTGACCGGAGGCGACTCGCTCATCCTGGCTACCCCGAAAATTCGCATGATCCTGGAAAGACTGAGAGCCATCCCGCATGTCAAGATCATCCGATTCGGCTCGAAGCTGCCAGTCTTCAATCCAATGCGCATCTCGGAGGACGAGGAGCTTCTCGAAACCATTCGCGAATTTTCCACTGTCGATCAGCGCATCTACGTCATGGCGCATATCAACCACCCGCGCGAATTGACAGATGAAGCGAAGCTCGCCATCGACAAGCTGCACCAAGCCGGAGCCATCGTCGTCAATCAGACGCCGGTGCTTAAAGGCATCAACGATGATCCGAAAGTGCTTGGCGAACTATTGGACAAGCTGTCCTGGGCGGGAGTGACGCCCTACTACTTCTTTGTGAATCGCCCGGTCGCCGGCAATAAGTCCTTCGTCCTTACGTTGAAGGAAGTTTACGATATTGTGGAGAGAGCCAAAGCCCATACTTCCGGACTCGGCAAGCGCATTCGCCTGTCGATGAGCCATACGTCCGGCAAAATTGAAATACTGGCTATCGAAGACGGCAAGGCTTATCTAAAGTACCACCAGTCTCGCGAGGAAGAGTACGGCAAGTTCATGGTGCTTGATTGTCCTGACGACGCCGCATGGTTCGATGATTTGCCCGGAAACGAGAAGTATTGGAGCAAACCGAAGAAACGCACGGATGAAGTCGTATCAGTTAACGCGCTTCCAGACGTGCCGCAAGGCCGCAAAAAAGCAGTCGGAGCAAAGTAACAACCCCATCCTGCACAAAGCCGCATTCCCACTTGGCAATTGCCGTGGGAAGCGGCTTATTTGGCATGTGCCCGATAGAGGATGCGAAGAGCGCCGCATGCCGAGTTTCGCGAAGCCTGGAAATTGCCAGGCACTCTCCCTCCCTGTCACTCCTTTTTATCAACTGGCAGGAATAGCTGGGCCACGGTTATCCTTCTAGCTCAGGCATATAGTTTTACTAAGGGAGGGATCTGTATGCACGATCGGTTTTACCGTTGGTTGAACGCCGGAACATACGCGCTTCTATTGTGCACACTCGGTTATGCGGGCGCGCTGCCGCTCGGCGGCACGAACCTGGCGGAAGTTTACACCCTGTATCCCGTTATTCTGACGCCTGCTCCTTACAGTTTTGTGATCTTGAGCTTGATTTATATCGGTCTGACCGGATTTACACTCCTATCCTTTGTCCCGGCATGGCAACGGAAAGCAGAAATTCGAAAGGTCGGCCCGTGGTTTGCCTGGAGCTGCGTGTTCCATGCGCTATGGCTGCTTCTGCTGTACTCCGGTCAATTCACGGCCGCTGTATTTATGCTCGGGGCTTTGCTTTTGACAACCGCCGTCGTCTACATGCGAACGCGCTCCAGTCTCTATCTGTATTCTCGCGCGGGCGGCGGGCAACCTGGGAGAAACAGCTGGAGCCGGGACAGCTTGGTTCGCCTTTGGGTACAGCTGCCGTTCAGCCTGTATGCAGCCTGGAATTCCTTTATTTTCATATGGAGCGCAAGCATGACGGTGCGAGCAAGCGGCTGGCACGGAGGGGGGCTGCCTCCTTCGCTTTGGGCCATCTGCGGCCTGCTTCTGCTCTTTGCGCTGGCTGTCCTGGCAGGAAAAACAAACCGGGATATTCCCTTCATGCTTACGATTGTGTGGATGCTCACTGCCATCGCCATCAATCAGCCGGATGAACCGACGGTACGCCTTGTCGCTTGGCTGCTTGCAATCGTGCTGAGCGCTAATGCCGTGCTGCACGTTCGCAGCAAAGCATTGGCCCGCACCTAATTCCATGCACTTTTCGTCCCCCTGCGCCCTCCTCCTCGTTTATAATAGAGAGAACCAAATGGATTCTCAGCACAGCGCTGCCCCGGATTCGCAGTTCGAGAGGAGCAAGCTGAATCCAATAAGAAGGAAATCGAAAAAGGAGTGGGCGGAAAACATGCAAGTCATTCGCATTAAATCCATCAATATCGGAGTTCCCCGAACTACCGTTTATCAAGGCAAAGAACTGAACACCGGCATCTATAAGGAACCAGCTGACGGGGATGTGTACCTGAGCCCATTGAATTTCGCAGGTGACGCGCAAGCGGATCTTGTCCATCACGGCGGCGCGGATAAAGCTGTTTGTGTCTATCCTTACGAGCACTACGCTTATTGGGAGCAGCGGCTTGGAACGCAGCTGGCCATGGCGGCGTTCGGTGAAAACTTGACGACCGAGGGCAAGACCGAACAGGATGTGCGATTGGGGGATATTTATGAGCTTGGGGAAGCTGTTGTACAGATTAGCCAGCCCCGTCAACCCTGCTTCAAACTGGGACACAAGCATCAGACTCCCGAGCTGCCCGCATGGGTAAGGGAGACGGGATTCACCGGCTATTACTTCAGAGTGCTGAAGCCGGGGCTGGTGAGCCATACAGATACATTGAACCTTGTCGAGCCGGGACCTTCGGACATGACCGTAGCCAGAGCGAACCAGATCATGTACCGAAAACCAGAAGATGAACTAGAAATCCGCCACTTGCTGGCCGTGGAAGCATTGGCCGCGAGCTGGAGGGGGATGCTGGAGAAACGGCTGGAAAAAGTCGAGTAAGGAAAGCGAAGTTAACCCTGTATCAGCTGCTTCCCAGCTGTAACTGCGAGTTGCGGATGTTTTGCAAGCAAGAGCCAATCCGGCTGTTAGACAGATCCAAATCGCTTCGCATTTCGTTCACGCGCACGTGCCGCTTCGACTTCCCTGTTTTTGGGTTCCGCGTTCGTCACTAGTGCGTTCAGAAGTTGACGTACAGCCGCGGACACTTCTTCTACAGCGCCATAAAAGGCCTCTTCGTTGGCCTTGGATGGCTTGTTGAATCCCGATATTTTCCGTACAAACTGCAAGGAAGCCGACTGTATTTCCTCTTCGGTTACGGGCGGGTCAAAATTAAACAACGGCTTAATGTTTCGACACACGTTCATTCTCTCCTTTCGCCTGCGCTTTCAATATAGACCGCTCCCCTTCTTATTAGCCATCTTCATGACGATTCCTGCACTTCCGCCTATTAAAAAAAAGACAGCCGTCGTTAGTCCTGACGGCTGTCTTGCTGCTGTTATTCAGCTGCTGCTGCTTGTTGAATCGGATTTGGCGCTTCCTCGTAGTAAACTGTCTTCCAAGATTCCAAGATATTTTCTTGTGTTACTTCCAGGGAAGGAACCGCTACATATGGAGGCGTTTCTTTGCCTAGCAGCGCATAGCCGGCCAAAATCGCTTCGGCTACCCCTTGGTCATAAGGCAGCTGCGCGCCCAATCCCTTGATGTTGCCGCCCTGAGCAATGTTAAGGGCAACATTCGTACCGAGGTCAATAGTTGTAATGACCAGGTCTTCGCGGCCTGCGATACGCACTGCAGACAATGCGCCTTCAGCTGGGACGTCCCAAACTACAAACAAGCCGTCCAGATTCGGGTTTTTGGTCAACAATGCGGAGGCTACAGCCTCTCCATCTTCCGGTCCGGCAATACCGCCGCGTTCTACAATGTTAATGTTCGGATATTCTTCTGCAATCGTCTTTTCGAACGCTTCTGTTCTTTGCTTGGTTACGAAGAAGTCCGCGTCGTGATAAATGACACCGATATTTCCTTCTCCTCCAAGCTGATCCGCCATAATATGAGCAGCGACTACGCCATTGCCATAGTTATCCGCGGAAACAACGCTTACATAGTCTGTGCCGTGTTCCAGTCCATCCGGCTTGTTATCCATAAATACCAGCTTTGTGCCATTTTCCACAACTTTCTTGTAAGCTGTAGCCGTCGTTACAGCGTCAACCGGAATACTAACCAACACGTCTGGATTTCTGGCCATCAATGTCTCAATGTCAGACATTTGCTTCTCGGACTTGAAGTTCGCATCCGTTGTAGCAATCACTTCTATACCCATGCGCGCAAAAGCTGCTTGCAGACCTTTCACTTGTGCAGTCGACCAGTCATTCCCTGCATAGTGCAGCGAAATCGCTGCCGTGTAATTGCCAGCGCGCAATTCTTCAAGCTCTTCCTCAGTCAGCATCAATGTCTTGGCGGACACTGCCTCTTCCCCGTTCGGACCTGTGCTAAGCACCGGATTGTCTGGCAGATCAAGATTGATGGTAAGCGGACCTTCTTGGGCAATTTCATCTACACTTGCTCCACCCTCGCTGCTGCCCGCGCCATTGCTTCCCGCATTATTGCCGCCGCCATTGTTGGACGGTGCGCCGCCGTTGTTCCCGCAGCCAGTTACCACTACTGCCAGCATCAAGATAAAGACTAACATGCCAGTCATTTTTTTCATTGTCGAGTTCCCCCTAAGTCATGCTAAATAGTTGATGTTTGTGATTCCTTCGTTTGATTCTTGCCTTTCCATTCCCGTATAGACATCCCTCCCCAGAGTAGTATCTAGCGGGTGATGCTATTCCCACGCCAGGAGGCGTTAGCTTTCCTGCTTCACCTTGACCCACTTCCCGCTCTTGCCGCTCTCCACAATCGCATCTATCAGCAGCATCAGCTGATAACCTTCTTGAAACGAGGCTACGGCATGCCGGTTTTGCTGATCTCCCAAAACCGCAGCGTAAAAGTGGTTCATCATGTTTTTCAGACTATCCGGCCAGCCTTCCTCGTGTCCGCCCGGATAATGCACATAGGACTGTACTTCCTGATCCACCAGGGCTGGATCGCGAACGATAATGGAGGATGGCTGGTCCCGGTACCCGACTTTCAAGCGGAACGGTTCCTCCTGATTCCAGCTTGCGGAAGCCAGCGATCCATCCAAAGCCAGCTCCAGCCCATTCTTCTTGCCTGCCGATATTTGAGATACAGTCAGTACGCCCCTGCTTCCATCCTCAAACTTCGCAAGCACGGTGCAGTAGTCTTCTGTTTCCACGTCCACTGCCTGCATTTCGCTTGTGCTTGAGGTCTGGAAGGACTGCACTTCTCTAACAGGCTTGTAACGCTGCGGAATGATAGTCGCGAGGTCGGCGAATACCTCCGTGATGCGTTTGCCGGTTACATATTGGCTTAGATCATACAGATGTGAGCCAATATCGCCAATGGCTCTGGTTTGTCCGCCATATGCCGGTTCCATGCGCCAATTGTAGTCGGTTTCATACATCAGCCAATCCTGCAAGTAATGCCCGCGGACGAGGCGCGGAACGCCCAATTCCTTGTTCTGAACCATCTGTCTGAACTGCTGCACCATCGGAAACTGCCTGTAGTTGAAATTAATACCGGTCACCAGTTCCTTCTCCCGGGACAACTGATACAGCTCTCTTGCTTCCTCGCTCGTCATGGTAAGCGGCTTCTCTGAAAGCAGGTGCTTGCCGTGCTGCAAAATTTGCTTATTGATCTCATAGTGAAGATGATTCGGCGTGCAATTATGCACAACTTCAATGTCCGGATCGCGCAACACATCCTGAAAATCCCCATACGCTTTCGGAATGTGCAGCTTGCGTGCCAACGCTTCGGCCTTGTCCTGACTGCTCTGGACGATCGCTGTCACTTCCGCCAGACCCGTCCTGCGGACTGCCTCAATATGAGCTTGTCCGATGAACCCGGCCCCGATCACAGCTGCTTTAACTTTTCTCACTTCGATCCCTACCTTTTTACTTGCCTATCTTCTTGCGACCAAGGGCGACAGCAAGGATGATAATCGCCCCCTGCACAATCATCTGCTGGCTTACATCCAAGCCCATGATGATCAAGCCGTTGTTGATCGTACCAATCATCAGCGCGCCGATTACGGTTCCCACAACCGTACCAACACCGCCAAACAAGCTGGTGCCGCCGAGAATGACAGCCGCTATGACGGACAGCTCATCCCCTTCGCCGAATGTATAGCGGCCGGAGTGCATCCGTCCCGCATACAACATGCCAGCCAGGCCAGCCACCATGCCGGATGCCGTCAGCACGAGCAGTTTCGTGCGAGACACATTGACCCCGGAGAAGCGCGCTGCATTCGGATTGCCCCCTGTCGCCAATACTCTGCGTCCAAACGGCGTTTTCCGCAAGATGATATGCCCTACCAGTACTGCAACAGCCATCCAGACGAGCAAGATCGGAATCGGACCGACATTGCCGGCTCCGAATAAATACACATAGGTATCATTTGTAATCGGAACAGGCGCCGTGTTCGTAATCCACATCGCCAATCCTCTGGCTACCCCCATCATCCCGAGCGTAACAAGGAACGAGGGTATCAGCACTTTGGTAACAAGCAATCCGTTGATCAAGCCAATAATGAGTCCTGTTCCAAGACCCACCAATAATGCGCCAAGCACGCCCCAGCCGGATTCCAGAGCCAACGCGGTCGTCAAGGAAGAAAGCGCGGCTATTGAGCCGATCGACAAATCGATCTCCCCTGTACTCATCACGAACGTGATGGCGACCCCCATAATCGCGATAATCGCTGTCTGACGAACGATGTTCAGCAGGTTATAGGTGGTCAAGAAACCATCATCGCCGAGCGTGACGGAGAAATAAATCAGAATAATAATAAATGCGAAATAAACAATATACTGCCGCCAATTAAACTGTTTCAGCTTCGGCAGCACTCCCGTAGCCTTGGACTGCATGCTCCAGATCCTCCTCTGTTTCGATTTCCTCGCGCTTGTACGACTGTGTTACCTTCCCATTGCGGAACACCAGGATGCGGTCGCTGACAGCAAGCAATTCCTGCATCTCGGATGAGACCACCAGGATGCTTTTTCCTTCATCTGCCAGTTCGCGAATGATGGCCACGATTTCAACTTTGGCCCGAATATCAATCCCGATCGTAGGCTCGTCCAGCAAGATAATGTCTGGTCCGTTCGCCAGCCACTTGGCAAATACGATTTTTTGCTGATTGCCGCCGGATAACAGGTTGGAAAGCTTCCAAATCGAGTCCGTCTTGATTTTGAGCTTATCTACCCACTTCTCGGTGATTTGCCTACCCTTTTTGTCATCCACGAGCAAATTGGAGATTTTGGACAGTGAAGGCAGCAGCACATTGTCCTTCACCGAATGGTCCAATATTAGCCCCTGCACCCGTCTGTCCTCCGGCACCAGAGCCAGTCCGTTGGCAATTGCATCTTTAGGCGAACGAATGTTGACTTGCTTGCCGTTGATATAAATTTCACCTTTATCAACCGGATCGATGCCAAACAGCGCACGAAGCGTCTCGCTTCTTCCGCTGCCCATAAGTCCCGCAATACCGAGAATCTCGCCTTTGCGCAATTCGAAATCAACGCCGTTCACACGGCTTGTTGCATGCAGATCCTTGACGCTCAGCACAACCTCGCCGCCAGAAATATCCTCGCGCTTCTTCCACTCGAACTTATCGAGGTTCTTGCCTGCAATATATTCAATAACGCTGTCCATCGTCATTTCGCTTGTGTTGGCCGTAATGAGATGCTGTCCATCTCCCATGATCGTAATGCGGTCGCAAATTTCAAAAATTTCCTCCATCCTATGCGAGATGTATACGATGGAATATCCTTTGCTCCGCAATCGGTTGATAAACGCAAACAGCACTTCTGTTTCCCGTTTCGTCAAGGATGATGTCGGCTCGTCCATAACAAGGATCTTCGTATCTTTGGCGAGCGCCTTGGCGATTTCGACCATCTGCCAATACCCTACGCCCAAGTTGGACACTTGCTGGTTCGCTTCAATGTCTACACCGAGCTCTTCCAGCAGCTTCTCGGTCATGCGAATCGCTTTGCGATCATCAATAAGGCCCAGCGAATTTCTGGGCTCTCTGCCGATAAAAATGTTTTGCGCAACCGTAAGGGTTGGAATTAGACTAAATTCCTGGAAGATCATCGAGATCCCCACATTCTCCGCGTCGGTAGTGGAATGAATATCCACCTCGCCGCCATTTAGCTTGATGGATCCCTCGTCCTTCGTATAAACTCCGGTTAAGATCTTCATCAAGGTGGATTTACCAGCGCCGTTCCCGCCCATCAATGCATGCACTTCACCCTTGCGAAGTTCAAAGTGCACGCCATTCAGGACCTTCACCCCGTTAAAAGATTTGGAGATCTGCTCCATTTCCAAAATTGGCGTTTCCATGTGAAATACTCCTTTAGCTGATTGCTTCGGAACGGAGAATCTGACGATCCGCCGTCCCGATAGCGTTATCTGCCCGCAATCATTATTTCGTCTTCACCCATTTATCCGCTTCTGCCGAGGCAAGAATCGCATCGCTGATCACAGCAATCCGGTAACCGTCTTCGAAATTTGGAGATACTTCCTTGTCATTGACAATGGCATCAATGAAATCATGCGCTTCAACAATCTTCGTCTCGGTATATCCGATGCCCAGTGCAGGAATCGGCCACAGCGCTCCGCCGTACGGATGCGCAGGTCCAGTATAGACGGTGCGGAATCCGCGTCTGTCTTCCGGATCGCTGCTGAAGCATACTTGCAGCTCGTCGCGGCGCTCGTAATTGAAGAAGACGGAGCCTTTCTCGCCGTGGATTTCAAATGTAATGTAGTTGTTCCGGCCCCAAGCGTTCCGTGTCGCTTCAAGGCTGCCTACTGCCCCGTTCTCGAAGCGCAGCAGTGTGCTGATTTCGTCATCTACGTCAACCGCCGATTTCTCTACATTTCCGCTGGCCTTCACTGTGCCCAGTTTGTCCAGACCGCCGGATTGAACCGGACGTTCTTTGATCCATGTTTTGGCCATAGCCATAACTTCAGAAATGTCGCCAACCAGATAACGAGCCATGTCGATCACATGCGTACCGATATCCCCCAACGCGCCGGAACCGGCAATCGACTTCTGAAAACGCCAGGACAACGGGGAATTCGGGTCAGCCGACCAATCTTGCAGATACGTGCCTCGGAAGTTGAGGATTTTGCCCAGAGCGCCTTCCTCGATATATTTCTTCGCCAAGGCGATCGCAGGCGTACGGCGATAATTGAACGCAACCATGTGCTTCACGCCGGCAGCTTTAACCGCATCGAGCATGCGCTTCGATTCCTCTGCTGTTCGGGCAAGTGGTTTCTCACACATAATATGCTTGCCGTTTTGCGCTGCGGCGATGGCAATTTCCGCATGAGAATCGTTCGGCGTCACAATATCGATAATATCCACTTCAGGATCTTCGACGACGGAACGCCAGTCCGAGGACCATTTTTCAAATCCATACCGTTCAGCGGCATTTTTGGCCAATTCATCCGTTACATCAACGAGTGTTCTGCGGTACGGTACGGCTGGCGCAGGCCAGAAAAACATGGGCATTCCCGCATAAG includes:
- a CDS encoding sugar ABC transporter ATP-binding protein produces the protein METPILEMEQISKSFNGVKVLNGVHFELRKGEVHALMGGNGAGKSTLMKILTGVYTKDEGSIKLNGGEVDIHSTTDAENVGISMIFQEFSLIPTLTVAQNIFIGREPRNSLGLIDDRKAIRMTEKLLEELGVDIEANQQVSNLGVGYWQMVEIAKALAKDTKILVMDEPTSSLTKRETEVLFAFINRLRSKGYSIVYISHRMEEIFEICDRITIMGDGQHLITANTSEMTMDSVIEYIAGKNLDKFEWKKREDISGGEVVLSVKDLHATSRVNGVDFELRKGEILGIAGLMGSGRSETLRALFGIDPVDKGEIYINGKQVNIRSPKDAIANGLALVPEDRRVQGLILDHSVKDNVLLPSLSKISNLLVDDKKGRQITEKWVDKLKIKTDSIWKLSNLLSGGNQQKIVFAKWLANGPDIILLDEPTIGIDIRAKVEIVAIIRELADEGKSILVVSSEMQELLAVSDRILVFRNGKVTQSYKREEIETEEDLEHAVQGYGSAAEAETV
- a CDS encoding KamA family radical SAM protein, which codes for MAQPRYVTNIDKLTQIPEDERAKLKTITEKFVFRVNDYYLNLINWQDPNDPIKKLIIPNEEELDEYGRWDASDEDTNYVVPGCQHKYRTTALLIVSEVCGAYCRYCFRKRLFRNDVKEAMSDVEPGLKYIAEHPEINNVLLTGGDSLILATPKIRMILERLRAIPHVKIIRFGSKLPVFNPMRISEDEELLETIREFSTVDQRIYVMAHINHPRELTDEAKLAIDKLHQAGAIVVNQTPVLKGINDDPKVLGELLDKLSWAGVTPYYFFVNRPVAGNKSFVLTLKEVYDIVERAKAHTSGLGKRIRLSMSHTSGKIEILAIEDGKAYLKYHQSREEEYGKFMVLDCPDDAAWFDDLPGNEKYWSKPKKRTDEVVSVNALPDVPQGRKKAVGAK
- a CDS encoding Gfo/Idh/MocA family protein; this translates as MRKLNVAMIGGGFMGKAHSIAYAGMPMFFWPAPAVPYRRTLVDVTDELAKNAAERYGFEKWSSDWRSVVEDPEVDIIDIVTPNDSHAEIAIAAAQNGKHIMCEKPLARTAEESKRMLDAVKAAGVKHMVAFNYRRTPAIALAKKYIEEGALGKILNFRGTYLQDWSADPNSPLSWRFQKSIAGSGALGDIGTHVIDMARYLVGDISEVMAMAKTWIKERPVQSGGLDKLGTVKASGNVEKSAVDVDDEISTLLRFENGAVGSLEATRNAWGRNNYITFEIHGEKGSVFFNYERRDELQVCFSSDPEDRRGFRTVYTGPAHPYGGALWPIPALGIGYTETKIVEAHDFIDAIVNDKEVSPNFEDGYRIAVISDAILASAEADKWVKTK
- a CDS encoding ABC transporter permease, whose amino-acid sequence is MQSKATGVLPKLKQFNWRQYIVYFAFIIILIYFSVTLGDDGFLTTYNLLNIVRQTAIIAIMGVAITFVMSTGEIDLSIGSIAALSSLTTALALESGWGVLGALLVGLGTGLIIGLINGLLVTKVLIPSFLVTLGMMGVARGLAMWITNTAPVPITNDTYVYLFGAGNVGPIPILLVWMAVAVLVGHIILRKTPFGRRVLATGGNPNAARFSGVNVSRTKLLVLTASGMVAGLAGMLYAGRMHSGRYTFGEGDELSVIAAVILGGTSLFGGVGTVVGTVIGALMIGTINNGLIIMGLDVSQQMIVQGAIIILAVALGRKKIGK
- a CDS encoding Gfo/Idh/MocA family protein, translating into MRKVKAAVIGAGFIGQAHIEAVRRTGLAEVTAIVQSSQDKAEALARKLHIPKAYGDFQDVLRDPDIEVVHNCTPNHLHYEINKQILQHGKHLLSEKPLTMTSEEARELYQLSREKELVTGINFNYRQFPMVQQFRQMVQNKELGVPRLVRGHYLQDWLMYETDYNWRMEPAYGGQTRAIGDIGSHLYDLSQYVTGKRITEVFADLATIIPQRYKPVREVQSFQTSSTSEMQAVDVETEDYCTVLAKFEDGSRGVLTVSQISAGKKNGLELALDGSLASASWNQEEPFRLKVGYRDQPSSIIVRDPALVDQEVQSYVHYPGGHEEGWPDSLKNMMNHFYAAVLGDQQNRHAVASFQEGYQLMLLIDAIVESGKSGKWVKVKQES
- a CDS encoding MOSC domain-containing protein → MQVIRIKSINIGVPRTTVYQGKELNTGIYKEPADGDVYLSPLNFAGDAQADLVHHGGADKAVCVYPYEHYAYWEQRLGTQLAMAAFGENLTTEGKTEQDVRLGDIYELGEAVVQISQPRQPCFKLGHKHQTPELPAWVRETGFTGYYFRVLKPGLVSHTDTLNLVEPGPSDMTVARANQIMYRKPEDELEIRHLLAVEALAASWRGMLEKRLEKVE
- a CDS encoding DUF2277 domain-containing protein; this encodes MCRNIKPLFNFDPPVTEEEIQSASLQFVRKISGFNKPSKANEEAFYGAVEEVSAAVRQLLNALVTNAEPKNREVEAARARERNAKRFGSV
- a CDS encoding substrate-binding domain-containing protein, translated to MKKMTGMLVFILMLAVVVTGCGNNGGAPSNNGGGNNAGSNGAGSSEGGASVDEIAQEGPLTINLDLPDNPVLSTGPNGEEAVSAKTLMLTEEELEELRAGNYTAAISLHYAGNDWSTAQVKGLQAAFARMGIEVIATTDANFKSEKQMSDIETLMARNPDVLVSIPVDAVTTATAYKKVVENGTKLVFMDNKPDGLEHGTDYVSVVSADNYGNGVVAAHIMADQLGGEGNIGVIYHDADFFVTKQRTEAFEKTIAEEYPNINIVERGGIAGPEDGEAVASALLTKNPNLDGLFVVWDVPAEGALSAVRIAGREDLVITTIDLGTNVALNIAQGGNIKGLGAQLPYDQGVAEAILAGYALLGKETPPYVAVPSLEVTQENILESWKTVYYEEAPNPIQQAAAAE